Genomic window (Juglans microcarpa x Juglans regia isolate MS1-56 chromosome 2S, Jm3101_v1.0, whole genome shotgun sequence):
CTTTTGGGGATTTGAACTCCTTCAATAATAGTAACTGGTTCTCTCCATCCATTTGCTATGGAGACCCACACTCGTTCATCCACAGATTTTAGGAATGCTCTCattcgaactttccaataagcgTAGTTGTTTCCATCAAAATATGGTGGTGAAGTGAGAGATTGAGACTTATCCATCAGAACCACTACAGCAAGATCACACTCAGGAATTTAATCTCAGCGGAGTGAacccgctctgataccaactgaaAAAGCAGTGATTTTCccaatcactacacctagagggggggtGAATAGGGGTAAACCAAATTTGTTGgtctttacaaaattataaacaaacaaacagttAATCAGAtaacacaaataatcaacacaatgattttggtcacgaagtggaaactcatttgaagaacgtcttcaaaatctaaaaccactccgggtgtaagccaccacctaaaatctactatagaaaaagtttattacaaccaatttagagactcacaaaacctttgtagttcctaaacttggcCTGCAACATCatgagtgacccactcgatctctacacacatgtagtgtcggaactccgacctttctatagcatccctcgagaacctctcgatcttaGCAGCTTCAGAAACCTTCCAGCCAAAcaaaacgtccacttcaatagactttgaataagatttgatcttgagtgtggtgtggtggagatgtgtttgtccaagagagattcaacaatgtggaaaagcttctctctatggctcttgaggcaactagggtttttgTTCTGATTCTCCACcccaaagaacagaaataacatgttctatttatagtcccagcaaaacacggcgctcaaaattaggttgtcttgaacattggctcaagcgaggtgtcgagcgaaggtcgcgCGCACGTTttctgaaaccgctcgagcgagacgtcgagcgcacatcgagcgaacctctctggatgagttctgctcaAGCACCACGTCGAACGCAAATCTagtgaacctctctggatgggttctgctcgagcgttatatcgagcgcaccttgagcgaacctctctggataagttctgctcgagcgccacgtcgagcgcaccttgagcgaaccactctggatgggttctacTCATGCGTcatgtcgagcgcaccttgagcgaacctctctggataggttctgctcgagcgccacgtcgagcgcaccttgagcgaaccactctggatgggttatgctgagcgccacgtcgagcgcaccttgagcgaacctctctggataggttctgctcgagcgccacgtcgagcgcacatcgagcgaatcACTTtgtatgggttccgctcgagcgctgagtcgagcccaagtcgagcgaacctctctggaaggtcccGCTCGAGTGCCAGTTGAGCCATGTttagcacacttcaatctttttcatgttacactgcttcaacacttattacaactcaattttacacaggtTTTCATAAGAATATGTCAATTaactaatttttccctcaacaaagTAGTTAATTGTGTTTTTGTGGAGTGATCTAGCTCCTATATATGTCGCATCGCAACGTGTGTTTCCTTATGCCTAATGTAGTCCTCCCCccgccaaaaaataaaataaacgcGCATGTGTTGCTTATGTTCATAATCTTTCGGAAATAATTATGTTCATGATCTTGttcctatatataaattcaaatgtttctGGTCTCTTCGTCTTTCTCTTCCATCTATTACCATTCCGAGCAAGATAAATCTGGCTAACAACAAGAACGTCGACGTCTTTACGGAAAGTCTGCGATTATAAGTCCAGCAAATCTCCACATACGTACCACAAAGGACAAGAGGTATGTAGCGCAATCTCGAGAAAAAACCTTTTCTTAACTTTCGAAGTGGGGTAGCATgacatgtcatatatatatatatatggacggCGGCGGTATCTTAATATGACATATCTTAATTTCATCGCAGTATCTTAATATTCAAGTTAAATCCGGTTTATCACTAAAActaagctatatatatgtgtgcatgTTTGTGTGTATATAGCTTGATCATTTGTACTTTTTTCATTTCTGCGTGGTGGGATTTTGCTAGAAATTTCTGCACGTCGCTTGGAAGTTGCAAAAGATtccaataaattcaaaaaacgTCGCACAAAGAACAGGGTCGATCGTCAGAATCCATCATCAAATAGGGTTTTGAATAGAAGATATGATCTTGGCCAGGGCTCCTTGATGCAAACCCAAATTGATATGGGATATCTAGGTCCAAATTCTATATTGATTGTATTGAAGTACTATTTTAAGAAGATCAATATGTAcaaatatggaaggaaaaatttaatatatatatatattccttggACAAAAGGTCATATTAGTTATTTTCcatcaaatcatatatttatgctcatttttgccttattagtaaatatttggtttcaagtttttgaaatgattctgattttgattttgaccaaatttttgataggattcttgtttatttatgtgtttatttcttatataataatttagatttttccatgttttgaaaaatcatcataattttgaattttgcagCAATTTAAGTCCGGCTTGTGggctttataaaataatttcaaattttactattaatcaatattatttagAGTTAATTTCTCTGTATTTTAGGAGAATCTCTTGTCTTCTCTGTGTCAATCATCTGTTAGAACTAGCTTGCAGAATACTCTCTATTATGTCTGGTGTCAGTTGGCATAAAAGTTTCAGCATCTTTCCTGGGGTGATATCTCATCAGTTTCGATGGCTAGTGGTCATGGTCATGGTTGTCGTGGGTAGGTTCTGAACTAGGAAGTCTTGCATCATGATCGTAGCTTTTAGGATGTGATGATTGTGGATTTGCATAGAGAGGTTGCAGAGTTAACCCGGAGTCTAACGGCGTAGAATATCGATGATCATGAGATGGAAGATCTTGATTCCGATTCTGGTTTTGAGAACTTGTATTGCAAGCGTGCTCTATTTTGGAGTACTGTGGTATGGATGAGCGTTATGGGGACCTCAACTTCAGAGTTGATGTACCAGGATTTTCTGGTACTTTTCAAGCTGAATGTTTCATTGATTTATTGGATGAGCGCGAGTGGATTTACTACTCTCAAGGAAAAGGAGTTTAAGGATAGACATTCTTCCATAGGGTGGAACTCAATACCAATCTATGATATCTATCTTGATGAAGATAACCTAGTGGATGAGGTgactatttttattgaaaacatagaaaacttagaaaaagaaaatagtggtgaagttttgaagtttgaacatcATGAAACAACTTTTGAGaaaatgttgattttcttggagttgaggattttttttaaaaattctcaaatccaaaaattaagatgtttaatattattttacttcaacccgatcaaatcaattttagttttttcatgaTCGTCGAAACGGtacaacaaaaggaaagaaagattgGTCTAATTGGACATCCAAAATATCGAGACAATAAAGTTTAGAATTCAAGGTTCTCTCCAACCTGGTGAGAATGATGCAAACCCAAATTGATATGGGGTATCTAGGGCTAAATTTTATGTTGATTGTATTGAAATACTATTTTAAGAAGATGAATCTGtacaaaaatggaaagaaaagctTAATATATTCCTTGGACTAAGGACCATATTAGTTATTTTCcatcaaatcatatatttatgctcatttttgccttattagtaattaatatttggtttcaagttttggaagtgattctgattttgattttggccAAGTTTTTTGTAGGATGCTTGTTTACTTATGTGTTTATttctcatataataatttagagttttccatttttgaaaaaatatcataatttcaaattttgtagcTCTTTAAATTTGACTTGTgggtttcataaaataattgcaaattgtactattaatcaatattatttaaagttgttttctctgcattttggtagaattttttttcttctctatgtTGATCATCTGTTGAAACTAGCCTACAGAATAATTTATATTCTGTCCAACGACGTCACTTTTGCATTAATATAACAAAAAGACTAGCTCTCACGGAATTAACTTCGTGCATGGctgtagtactactactacatTGCACTATCGGGAGGGATATGGtaaaaaaaataggaagaaaTCATCATTTGTCGTCCTAGCTTCCGTTATTAAAGAGTATAAAACCCCCAATAATCTTGGATTAATACTAAAGTTAATAATTGTGTCGACCTACTGCATATATATTGGTGGCGGCTAATCATTTCTTAATCACATGCAGATCAAGATTCCTCTGCCTTTATAAATTTCTAGCTCTTTGTGTTTCTTTTCCTTGGATAATTTATCGTACTTTCATAATCATGTCTTTAATCTCTCTCGTatcagaatatatattttaaggaataaaattggttttcttaaccattaatgTCATGCAAGTGGGTGTGAAAGACCCATATATGCTAAGAATACCCATATATCTTTGGTGGCCTCTGCTAGTGGTACACTCACATGGAAGATGGTTGCTAGCTAGATGTATCCCGGATGTGTTGCAGTGTTCTCGTTGGAATTTACGTAAGGGGATGCATTTTTTGGAAGGATAAATGGCTTGACTCGGGACCTCTTTGTGACCAAATAAATGTGGTGGGGTATCCAgacttaagaaaaaaataaaaataaataaaatatcaatctaCTTGATGAGTAGTTGCACTTGATGAGTACAATATAAAGCATTCACATGATCTCTTTAATACGAGTCTCAACTCTCAAGCTGTACCATTGCTCGCCGATCGAGTAATGAAAAGCAGCATTGCCGGCCACATCATGTGTGTGTGCATTGATCACGATCGATCGATGGTAGTCATGCATGCTGCaggaaattatattaattaattgcttTTGGCTATGTATCCACTAATGTTTATAATTAATGTTCcccatttaattaataataattcctTTGGGCTGCTGCTTCTCGATCTTAGCGGCCCCGTTTTGCCTATTCAGATCGACTGAGAATTAATTAGCGAGCTAGGTATCCATGTTGTCGAACTTCAGgctaagctagctagctgcttttGATCATGTTAATTCAGGCCCACCTTAATTTCGACATCATTTGCGTACGTTATAATTTCTCcggaaaaaatatatgctaaTTTCTTGAATATGACACGagtttttgtcttctttctAGCTTCAGAACCAATGCTTTGATTGTTTAATTGCTGTTGGGATGGAACCTAGCTTGCTAAttagtaaatttaattataaaacatatcattaattaattatctagTATATATTTGTccgaattaaataaatatttattcagCAGACAGATCGGTagatgcatgctgcatgcatggtgttttcctttaatttaatttctttatgcaAAACTGGCGTATACGTACCTGGCCTCACCCGAACTTACACAATTGAAACCGTTTAATTTACACTAAAATTTAAGGAACTCTTCCCGATATTGCTGCGTTAAAGGTGAGCAATTCTCGCGTTCGTTTTAAGTTACGTTTGACGTTGAAGTAAGTTAAATTGAgatggtaaaatattattaaaatattattttttaatattattattattttaaaatttaaaaaaattaattaatttattatattttatattaaaatttaaaaaaattataacgatgagttgaaataattaattacgGCTTAATTTAGTTTACTTCTCTAGTACGCCTGTAAAAGTACATACGTCCCAAATGCTTACAAATTAAGGAACTGCTGATCAGAAGGTTCAAGGAAGGAATTAAGCGCGAAAGATCATTATTTTATGAGTGGGTCTACACCGACCGCTGCGGCTCCCGCTGGACCAATTCaaaggttctttttttttaggtttttttatcacatcatttttaatgattttaaatatttttaaaaaagaaaaaaatttataatattattaaaaaatattttttaatccctaagtttaaaaaaaaaaaaaaaaaaaaaaaaaaaaggagtgggAGTCCCAAGCGGATCCctaactttttctttattttatatttataaatagtaatgaaataatttataaataataataaaataatactgaattatttatgaatagtaataaattgtttgtaaatagtagctACTAAATAGCATTTCTAAATCGTAGtgaattatttgtaaataatagctattaaataatatatatataccctcATGATGTTAAAGTTTGAGGCCTTTATCACAAAAAGCATGGATGATGCGCGTGAGATTTTTTTCCCGCAAGAAAAGACGAAGACATGAAAATTCATCAACATATAGAAAGTAGCAAGCCTTAATTTGGCAGCTCGATCGTTCTTTCCCGGAAAATGATGCCACATgttcccaatatatatatatatatatatatatatagcgctatatatatacatcaaatTCTAATTCCACCGTCCAAGTTGCGCGATCGATCTCTTACGATTATCACATATCACatctttccttaatttcttcATAGAAACAATGGCCATCTTGAGGAGAAACCACCTTTCGAGCAGTATCAATAGTAATACTACTGCAAAAGTGGTGATGGTTTTGTTCTTGATTTTCATGGTCATGCCTGATCTTGGTCAGGCCATTAGGTGGCCGACGGGTGGTGGCAGATATCCAAAATACGTTGTGGACAAGGCTGCCGTCTCGTTTTCGGATCGTACTCCGGTAACACCTTCAGGGCCTAATCCTAGAGAACCCAGCCACCATCACTAACTAGTATAATAATCAGTGCATTGATGCTTCATTAGCTGCATATATGGCGACTatataatcactacaagaaaagtgAGTATTTGCGATCAAAAtactcattttaactgtaaatagtcatttttttgaAACTAACTGgctataaataaacaattttcttatagtgaataTCAATATTGGAGTTGATCTAGCAGCTTGttgcatgcatgcttaattCCTGATCTgcctaattaatttgtttttcattgTGTTGATCACGTACGTATATATAGGAAATTATAGAACATATGATCTCGATCTATTTGATTTCTAGTACTGCATGTCTCTTGTGTTACAGTACTACATTTAACTTTCTGAAGGCTTGATAGCCACGATTATTGTAAACTAGTTAATTTATCAGATATACGGGTGTGTTGTATAATTAAATTAAGCTGatgcatttatttatatatatatatatatatattaatatttcgATTTTATGCTCTTGATCTTGTTTCATCCTtgaaatatatactaatatcgATCATAGATTAATTGTGCTTATATATAATCAGAACAATGGTACTTGAGAAATTCGATCGgtggcaaaataaaaataaaataaaataaaatgaattcatatatatatatatatataatattattaaatcacCAAATTAAAAGAGAGAAGATTTTCAAAACGTACAACGCGTTTGTGCcactactttatatatataggtgcaTCGACCGCCGGGAGGGACTATTCATTTCCGAGAAATTaatgtgtctatatatatatatatatatatatgtggccaccatatatgttcaaatgttagtaatattttatacagtcataaaatgtataaacgtcatgtaatattgtttaaaataaaatttattattaaaatattaatttttttcatatatatctatagttactcacttttttaaaaagattatgtaGATATTTAcgtatttcataattataaatatcatttttcattttaaatatatatatatatatataaaatgagattcGCTCAGTGACGGTGGCCCCGTATTACCATTACCATGTAATTGCATTGAAATTACGTAGATCTAGGCAATATTACACGCACATGAACCAAATATATTGTCAGAGGCACATCTTTCCAGAATATTTAGCTTGTAttagagcactggcattggattcatcaaattcatcttcaaaatttgatgaaaagtacatatttttcatatatctaaaatctccttatccataactccacattggattagccattggattcatcaaaataataatataatattatttttttaataatattattttttataataaattttataattacactaatatatgttaattaataatttaatttgatacttaaattattatttttgaattaattttttttctcaacctaattatccaacaaacacattttaacaACCATTCTTCTACCCAACAAGTAGATGGTGCCAACCATTCTTCTTTTAccaatttttttagttataacTAATAGTCTCGGATTAAGCTCTATAAATAGATCCATCCTCTCATTACTTCCCACTCATCAAAAACCaatatttcttctttcattcCATCAAATACACAATTCTCCAAATTCCCTATGGATCCCTTTGAGAGTATTGATCATATAGAAGATGAAGATTATTTTGATCACGAGGAGTATATGATACAAGCAATGGCCCTACATAGACAACAACATGCAGTCGAGGGAGCATCTGCTTCACGTCGTCGTAATTCTCAACCTCGTATGTTCATCCGACGTAATCCATTGGAAGGTCATGAGCGCCTTTGGAATGATTACTTTGCTGAGCCGTCAATATATCCGCCAAACGTATTTAGGAGGAGGTTTCGAATGCATCGTAATCTTTTTTTACGCATACATTCTGCAGTTGAAGCTCacgatgattattttgtccaaaaaaGAGACGCCAGTGGGAGACTTGGATTGTCCTCCCTTCAAAAGATAACTGCAGCAATTAGGATGCTTGCATATGGGGTTACGGCAGATCTTATGGACGAGTATGTAAGAATTGGAGAAAGCACCGCACGGTTGAGTATGAAGAAATTTGTAAAGGCGATCGTGTCAATTTTTGGGGGTGAGTACTTGAGGTCTCCAACCAATAGTGATATAACGAGGTTACTAGAAGTCGGACAAAACCGTGGGTTTCCAGGAATGTTGGGtagcattgattgcatgcacTGGAAATGGAAGAACTGTCCTAGTGCTTGGAAAGGTATGTACTCTGGTCATGTAaatgaaccaactattattttggagGCTGTTGCATCTTATGATCTTTGGATATGGCATGCTTTTTTTGGTTTGCCTGGGTCTCATAATGACATCAATGTACTCGATCGATCTTCTGTTTTTGCCACGTTGGCCGAAGGTCATGCTCCTCCGTGCAACTACACAATCAATGGTCACGAATACACAATGGGATATTATCTTGCTGATGGTATATATCCTTCATGGGCAACATTAGTGAAGACAATTCCTGCTCcacatggaaaaaagaaaaaacattttgcTGCTTGTCAAGAGTCTGCAAGGAAAGATGTTGAGCGAGCCTTCGGAGTACTCCAAGCTAGATTTGCAATTGTGCGTGGACCTGCTAGGTATTTTCAGCCCCGAGTTCTAAAAGACATTATGTACACATGCATTATCTTGCACAATATGATCGTTGAAGATGAGCGTCATCAATATCTCGGGGCTGACCAGTTTATTTACGAATCCAATGATGATACTCCACATGAGCCAATTTCACGCGATAATATACCTGAATTCATGGAGTTCATTGCGCAACATCATCGAATTAGAGATAGAGGCACTCATTCTCAACTCCAAGCTGACCTTATCGAGCATTTATGGAATTTGCATGGCCGCTCATAATTTACGAGTTATGAAGTTTATTGCCGTTGTTTATTGTTTATGATTATTAAATAAGTTTATTAGTTATGATGTGTcgttgtttattattttaaagctttttattggaatattattttaaagctTTTTGGAA
Coding sequences:
- the LOC121252518 gene encoding uncharacterized protein LOC121252518, encoding MDPFESIDHIEDEDYFDHEEYMIQAMALHRQQHAVEGASASRRRNSQPRMFIRRNPLEGHERLWNDYFAEPSIYPPNVFRRRFRMHRNLFLRIHSAVEAHDDYFVQKRDASGRLGLSSLQKITAAIRMLAYGVTADLMDEYVRIGESTARLSMKKFVKAIVSIFGGEYLRSPTNSDITRLLEVGQNRGFPGMLGSIDCMHWKWKNCPSAWKGMYSGHVNEPTIILEAVASYDLWIWHAFFGLPGSHNDINVLDRSSVFATLAEGHAPPCNYTINAFGVLQARFAIVRGPARYFQPRVLKDIMYTCIILHNMIVEDERHQYLGADQFIYESNDDTPHEPISRDNIPEFMEFIAQHHRIRDRGTHSQLQADLIEHLWNLHGRS